In a single window of the Lineus longissimus chromosome 4, tnLinLong1.2, whole genome shotgun sequence genome:
- the LOC135486000 gene encoding synaptogenesis protein syg-2-like isoform X3, which translates to MDFDFLACCVFAAVIPHVHLIVPPKTPVLSGFEPAANGSYRELVCDASQPDAGTITYKWYRYSVANGVENWEPKGPIGTSQMYVFSPVTAWKYFYGVAQEPVSGKYICRATNFAGTRDSEWGDLYVYIPCSLYTVSVSPLKPAIGSTFTLNCNIPNPSGFTVKWLKRIYASSAATDEAVTNKKGCHPSNDRRYSWSSCSPPSRSSKTHTFNLQVTNAQPEDFAYWFCRDIGLSCASKPVRPVVQAPPGTPQISGFPSGPVTVGPQLNLKCLASPPGDIYDWYKDGTKVTTSLSYDFHVTKASAGVYKCVARNAVGTATSSDKTLVVYYKPYHVVVSSGKTSSYVGEKDKFTCTVSGGNPSPTVKLYFKRSGGTPVEVIQGQERVMAKEDNKAEYYCEAKVTGYPALDMTSSRKTYSVTFAHTKVFFLNNPTASVQVGQMKKFTCETDESNPIPNIKWYQYMGSSWRIITSRISSSVRNGVYGGKIRISEWSVTATKAMNGAIVRCRATYSMTGHEVSRNADSTMFVKFNPNKITMLQRPPTSIHEGKLFTIVCETDSANPVANIQFYRKRTVGTWEQLTSWITSTGRAGEYNDMIRKSTLTVTANRLDNMAVFKCEVKEGSFFPVEQTTTVNVYYPPTTTSLSSSLNSAKEGDTLTLTCKASGGNPTSYTYKWFYKSKEIPNVTSKYYTIVSIPYTQSGMYRCQAINYSPGGTADGGYYHMHIFYRAKWNPEQPKSFTVRGKVKTAVNLTLHVIASPSPTNVAWFHPNQKTAIGENFTQTKVDDTTYTLSKTSVKGSDYGSYTVNVTNAVGVSSFVFELKPSEPPQTPCCLGKVNSTAISVTLTFKTNNNGGTPQTFTIEHREPGGDWIVVAKNIADPGAPNTTLTVNREGRIVTVSWTALKRSYSKVQIKYCLREKSSMACSYHYLKDQTATTASFIVDAIASYDVYLEVFDGVDMVYRSAPHVVLIPSGINVGMIAGVVVAVVILIAVVGAVVVVLHRRNKACFSVRNKRGASAMDSGIGGGPDAVAHDPFDMNFDNSAFQGENASVDPFYENDPRQLPKRGDADTRVDEAAYDEPHHEVDPQRVQGDADTRVDEAAYDEPHQEVDPQRVQGDADTRVDEAAYDEPHHEVDPERVQEVIYDETRPIPGLDGGNPPKKFEDISVDDFKQWLLSKDVTQSTYKCLAKNGFKKANVFAMLQPEHIEKLRIKPLAQEVIVQKLVKGFQQESGSESSKRVKPAGDGDGEGGAYEEMENPYAELNITPDVIASRTYAELKP; encoded by the exons ATGGATTTCGATTTCTTAGCGTGTTGTGTCTTCGCCGCGGTGATACCCCATGTCcatcttattg TTCCACCAAAGACTCCAGTTTTGTCTGGGTTTGAACCTGCTGCTAATGGATCATACCGTGAACTCGTATGCGATGCGTCTCAACCTGATGCGGGGACCATCACGTATAAATGGTACAGATACTCGGTTGCTAATGGTGTAGAGAACTGGGAACCAAAAGGCCCGATTGGTACAAGTCAAATGTATGTCTTTAGTCCAGTGACAGCCTGGAAATACTTTTATGGTGTAGCTCAGGAGCCTGTCAGTGGGAAGTACATATGTCGAGCGACGAATTTTGCGGGGACAAGAGACAGTGAATGGggagatttgtatgtttatatACCAT GCTCGTTGTATACTGTCAGTGTCTCACCACTTAAACCTGCTATCGGAAGTACATTCACTCTCAATTGTAACATACCGAATCCAAGTGGATTTACCGTGAAATGGTTAAAGAGGATATATGCTTCATCTGCGGCTACAGATGAAGCAGTAACAAACAAAAAGGGATGTCATCCTTCAAATGACCGACGCTACAGTTGGAGTAGTTGCAGTCCTCCAAGCAGGTCATCTAAGACACACACCTTCAATCTACAAGTAACCAATGCTCAGCCTGAAGATTTTGCATACTGGTTTTGTAGAGATATTGGACTAAGCTGCGCAAGTAAACCAGTAAGGCCAGTTGTGCAAG CACCCCCAGGGACACCCCAGATCAGCGGCTTCCCGTCGGGGCCAGTGACGGTTGGACCGCAACTCAACTTAAAGTGTTTGGCTTCGCCTCCTGGAGACATTTACGACTGGTACAAAGATGGTACAAAAGTTACGACATCATTGAGTTACGATTTTCATGTGACGAAGGCGAGTGCTGGCGTCTACAAGTGCGTGGCGAGGAATGCTGTTGGGACAGCCACAAGCAGTGACAAGACATTGGTCGTTTATT ATAAACCATATCATGTCGTCGTCTCATCTGGTAAGACCTCATCCTACGTTGGTGAGAAAGACAAATTCACCTGTACCGTCTCTGGAGGCAACCCTAGCCCCACTGTAAAGCTATACTTCAAGAGGTCAGGTGGTACACCGGTAGAGGTCATCCAAGGTCAGGAGAGGGTCATGGCTAAAGAAGACAATAAAGCTGAGTATTACTGCGAAGCCAAGGTCACTGGATATCCCGCTTTGGACATGACTTCAAGTAGGAAGACTTACAGTGTAACAT TCGCGCATACCAAGGTTTTCTTCCTCAATAACCCGACCGCATCTGTCCAGGTTGGTCAAATGAAGAAGTTCACATGTGAGACGGATGAAAGTAACCCAATTCCTAATATAAAGTGGTATCAGTATATGGGCTCATCATGGCGGATCATCACCTCCAGAATATCATCCTCAGTGAGGAACGGTGTGTATGGCGGGAAGATCAGGATCAGTGAGTGGTCTGTGACAGCGACCAAAGCCATGAATGGTGCAATAGTGAGATGCAGAGCGACCTACTCTATGACAGGACATGAAGTGAGTCGTAATGCTGACTCTACAATGTTTGTTAAAT TCAACCCTAACAAAATAACAATGTTACAAAGACCACCGACATCCATCCACGAGGGCAAGCTGTTCACAATTGTCTGTGAGACAGACAGCGCCAACCCAGTGGCTAACATCCAGTTCTACCGGAAGAGAACGGTAGGAACCTGGGAGCAACTGACCTCTTGGATTACATCAACGGGCAGAGCGGGGGAGTACAATGACATGATTAGAAAGAGTACATTGACTGTGACAGCAAACCGGTTGGACAACATGGCTGTGTTTAAATGTGAAGTGAAAGAAGGCTCATTTTTTCCGGTGGAACAAACAACCACAGTGAATGTATATT acCCACCGACCACCACTTCTTTATCATCATCTCTGAATTCCGCAAAGGAAGGTGACACACTCACCTTGACCTGTAAAGCAAGTGGTGGAAACCCGACATCGTACACTTACAAGTGGTTTTATAAGAGCAAGGAGATACCAAATGTAACATCAAAATATTACACGATCGTATCAATACCGTACACACAGAGTGGGATGTACCGTTGTCAGGCGATCAACTATTCACCAGGCGGTACAGCTGATGGGGGGTATTATCATATGCATATTTTTT ATAGAGCCAAATGGAATCCTGAACAACCAAAATCCTTTACTGTCCGAGGCAAAGTAAAAACAGCAGTAAATCTTACACTCCACGTCATCGCCAGCCCCTCTCCCACAAATGTCGCGTGGTTCCACCCGAATCAGAAGACAGCCATTGGTGAAAACTTCACCCAAACTAAGGTTGACGATACAACATACACGTTGAGCAAGACATCCGTGAAAGGTTCGGACTATGGAAGTTACACAGTCAATGTGACAAATGCGGTTGGAGTTTCATCCTTTGTTTTTGAACTAAAACCATCTG AACCGCCGCAGACACCATGCTGCTTAGGGAAAGTAAATTCTACAGCCATATCAGTGACTCTTACCTTTAAGACAAACAACAATGGCGGAACACCTCAGACATTTACCATAGAGCACAGAGAACCTGGCGGAGATTGGATCGTTGTTGCCAAGAACATAGCCGACCCAG GTGCCCCAAACACCACGCTCACGGTCAACCGTGAAGGAAGGATCGTGACTGTTTCATGGACAGCCCTGAAACGATCATACTCAAAGGTCCAGATCAAATACTGTCTGAGAGAGAAATCGTCTATGGCGTGTAGCTATCACTACTTGAAAGATCAAACAGCAACCACAGCAAGTTTTATTGTGGACGCAATAGCGAGTTATGATGTCTATTTGGAGGTGTTTGATGGGGTTGACATGGTTTACCGTTCTGCACCACATGTTGTTCTAAttccttctggtatcaatgTGGGGATGATAGCTGGTGTGGTTGTGGCTGTGGTCATCCTGATAGCTGTGGTCGGGGCGGTAGTTGTCGTGCTACACAGGAGGAACAAGGCGTGCTTTTCAG TTCGAAACAAACGCGGAGCTTCAGCAATGGATAGTGGTATTGGTGGCGGACCAGATGCTGTTGCCCATGACCCATTTGATATGAACTTCGATAACAGCGCATTTCAAG GTGAAAATGCCTCAGTCGATCCTTTCTACGAGAATGATCCTAGACAGCTGCCAAAAAGGG GAGATGCCGATACCCGAGTTGACGAGGCAGCGTATGATGAACCTCACCACGAAGTAGACCCGCAGCGTGTCCAAG GAGATGCCGATACCCGAGTTGACGAGGCAGCGTATGATGAACCTCACCAGGAAGTAGACCCGCAGCGTGTCCAAG GAGATGCCGATACCCGAGTTGACGAGGCAGCGTATGATGAACCTCACCACGAGGTAGACCCAGAGCGTGTCCAAG AGGTAATCTACGACGAAACAAGACCAATCCCTGGGTTAGATGGTGGTAATCCCCCAAAGAAATTTGAAG ATATTTCAGTCGATGATTTCAAGCAGTGGCTCCTTTCCAAAGACGTGACACAATCCACCTACAAATGTCTGGCGAAGAATGGATTCAAGAAGGCCAACGTTTTTGCCATGCTGCAGCCAGAACATATCGAGAAACTGCGAATCAAACCCCTGGCTCAAGAAGTCATTGTACAGAAACTGGTCAAGGGTTTTCAACAGGAGTCTGGATCCGAAAGCAGCAAGAGGGTGAAGCCAGCTGGCGATGGAG ATGGAGAAGGAGGCGCTTATGAGGAAATGGAAAACCCATATGCCGAGTTGAACATCAC GCCTGATGTGATCGCCAGCCGAACGTACGCAGAACTGAAGCCTTGA